In Panacibacter microcysteis, the genomic stretch GGCAATCGGTATACAGGATAGTTTGCTGCGATTGTCTGTTGGAATTGAAAATGTACAAGACCTGGCAGAAGACCTGGAGCAGGCAATGCAGCACATTGCATGACACAACGCACTACAAATGGTTAAAGCAACACTCGCCGGATCTGCAATTATTGTTTTAACCTGGCACCAACTTTTTTAACAGTCTTCCTGAACAATGCCAGTTCCTCGCGCTGCTGCCTGATGAAGCTGTTGTCTTCCAGCGTACCAAGAACTTCATTCATCTCTTCGGCTGAATCATACACCATCGACCGGAAGGGGTTACTGTAGTCCTTTGCCCTGGATTCAAAAATTTTCTCATTCATCCATTCCCTGGTCTTTATAACATCAGCAAAAATTTCAGCAAGCATTGCCGCATTCAGCCTGGAAATCTTAAGGTTGTTAATTTCCAATAATGCAGCAACAGCATGTATGGTTTTATTGGTATTGTATGCATCGGCCAGCGTTGTATAATACTCGTGCACCTCATCCCACGAAGTAATCTTCCCGCTGTTTACATTGTTGCGTAACGCAGCAATATCCTTTTGCAACATCAGTTGCCCGCCTGCATTCATCCACTCTGTGCGTTGCGGGTTTTTAGGCAAGGTTTTCTTCAATCCATCAACTGAAGCAATCTTATGCTCCTGCACAAAACCGGCCAGATGATATGCGCCATAGTAACGGATCATCTGTATAAAAATATTGTATGCCTGTTGTACCTTTATAATAACTGTCTTGCGCCTGTTGTTTTCAAAATCAACGGCAACAATCTCAAGCGTATCTATAACCGGGTCATTTGCCTGCAACAGCAACTTACCTTTTTTTGCACACGCTTCATCTGAGCTATCCTGCTGTTCCTGTTGCTGGTAATAAGCCCGTCCTGTGTACAGTTCGAAAAGACCCAACGCTGTAAACATTTCATTGATCGTATCAGGTGCCAGGTAGTCGTACTCCAGTTTTTGTATGGGTTGTATGCGCTTATCGCGGTCGCCATACTTCCATGCGTTCCTGGCCAATGCATACATGTTGTACAAAAACCAGTATGCCGGCATTATTACCAGCCGGTCTTTGGATGTATCAATACTTACCAGTGAAAATGGTACAGGGATATTGAGTTCGTACGAGTAGTCAGCTTTTGCAAGAATGGTAAAACTCGCAAACTTTGAATTGTGTTTCAGGCTTACACACAAGCCCGGCCAAAAGCCACGGCCTGCAACAATCTCACCGTCTGCAGCCCTTGAGTTATGGTTAGAACCTATGGTAGCCCCGGCAGGAATATTACTTTGCCCCATCACCAGTGCGGCGCAAAGAAACGAGTTATTGTGGTGCTGCTCGTGTGCCGGGAAGATGAGCGAATTAAGCACCTCGCAGCAGGAAATTGTAGCATTGTTGCCAAGATAAGAGTTGATCAGTCTTGCACCATATTTCAATTGAGAATTACTGGCCATTACAAAACGCACTGCCTTTACGCCATAAAAGACGCGGCACCCAAAACCAATAATACCATTTACCAGTTCGCAACCCTCACCTATTTGCGAGGCACCCTCGGGGCCGGAATTGATTGTAAGATTTTTCAGCTTATTCGCGCCTTTTATATAGGCATCACTGCCTATCCAGACATCTTTGATGATGGCGCAATTTTTAATAACAGTGCGGTCACCAATTTTACCGTAGTATCCACGCTCTGTTTTAAACTGCTGTTCGGTGAATATTTTAAATTTCTCCAGTAACGTTTTGTCGTTTCTGTATTTGCTCCACAGCCACGCATCAGCAGGCAGCATGCCGTTAAAAGGAATCACACTCCTTCCACCGTTTTCGTTGCATATCTCCATCCATATACGCATAGATTCAGGCTCGCCCTGTTTCAAAATACCATTACCAAATTTTGCATGGTCGGTAGTGGCAGCCTCATTAACGTTCACAATGATCACTTCATTACCTATAACATAGTGAGAAAGATAATTCACATTGTCAACCACCACATTGTCACCAAGATCGCAACTGATGATGGTAGAATTATACAATCCTACCGTGTATTTCATATCACTAAATTCCAGGTATACCGGTTCCAGCTTTCCTATGCGTACAAGACCAAAAAATTTACAGTTCTTCACCAGCTCCGGGTCAAAATCATCACTTACCAAAATCTTCGTCCAGTCGTCACTTGCATTGCGGTTTTTAACCAGTGCCTCTATTTCATAAGCACTCAAATTACGGTAATCAATACCGCTTCTGTTCTGCAAGTCACGCAGGTAATATTCATTCACACCTTCAGGCAAATATTCGGGCTTAATAAAGTTGTATCCAAGCTTGTCAACCGGGCTTTTTTTGATGTTGTTCTGAGACATTGCAAAGTGTTTTTAGTAGCCCGGCGAAAGTACTACTATTCAGCTTTACTTGCGTCGCACTCTTGTACTGCATAGCCCTGTGCGGCACGTGCACAACCCCGTTACTGCAATACTTTATTGTGGCTGCCTGCAAGTGGAAAACAATTCATACACAATCTTGCTTAACCAGCACTGTTTAAATGCGTCTGAACGTATATTTGATTACATTCAATATTAGCTGAACATTATTTAGAACGATAAAGCTTATGAATAGCGTAATAAAGTATTGCATTGCTTCCTCCTCACTTGTGTTGATGTTTTCCTGCAACAATGAACCCGGTAAAAAAAATACAACAACAGACACCACTGCTGCAACCCACAGCTACAGTTATGATAAAAGTTTTCTCAAGAAACACAACGAAGGTGCATTCGAGCTGGTAAGTGATGACAGTACAGCCAGGGTTTTACTTTCAGCAGATTACCAGGGCAGGGTTATTACCAGTACTGCAGAAGGTAACGATGGCACCAGTTTTGGCTGGCTGAATTACAACCTTATCGGGGGTGCAGAAAAGAAAAAACAATTCAATCCTTTTGGTGGCGAAGAACGTTTATGGCTTGGCCCCGAAGGAGGACAATTTTCGCTATATTTTAAAGGCGGCGACTCCTTTAACATCAATCACTGGCAGGTACCTTTCCTGATAGATACTTTCACTTTCTCTCTCGACCAGTATTCAAAAAACTCCGCAACATTTACAAGAAAAGCACAGCTAACCAATTACAGCGGAACTGTCTTCGACATCTCACTCGAAAGAACGATCAACCTACTGTCAAAAGACAATGTTGCCACCGCAATTAGTACAAACATACCCGCTAACGTAAAGCTTGTTGGTTACGAAACCATCAATAAACTTACCAATACAGGCAAAGAAGACTGGACCAAAGAAAAAGGATTACTCTCTATATGGTTGCTGGGCATGTTTACACCTTCTCCAAAAACAGTTGTCATCATACCATTCAAACCCGTGGCAAATGCACGCACGTTTATAACAGACAACTATTTTGGCGAAATCCCGGCAGACCGCTTACAGGTAAAAGACAGCGTGTTGTATTTCACCTGCGATGGTAAATTCCGCAGTAAAATCGGCCTCTCTCCTGCCATAGCCAAACCAATAGCTGCCGGTTTTGATTTTGAGAAAAATGTATTGACAGTAGTAATACCAGAGGTACATCCCGATGCTCCTTATGTAAACAGCAAATGGGAAATACAAAAAGAGCCTTACAAAGGAGACGTTATCAACTCATACAACGATGGCCCATTGCAGGACGGCACTCAGATGGGGCCTTTTTTTGAGATTGAATCTTCATCTCCTGCCCTGGCATTGAAACAAAATGAAACAGGTACCTACAGGCAGGTAACCTGCCACTTTACGGGTGACTACAACAGCCTTAAAACAATGGCCCGGCAACTACTTGGCGTAAACCTTGACGATATAAAGAAATAACCATGCATCTTTTCAAAACCACTCGCGGCAATATTGTTTCATTCAACAATCGTTATTATTTACTGGCACAGGAC encodes the following:
- a CDS encoding DUF6786 family protein — encoded protein: MNSVIKYCIASSSLVLMFSCNNEPGKKNTTTDTTAATHSYSYDKSFLKKHNEGAFELVSDDSTARVLLSADYQGRVITSTAEGNDGTSFGWLNYNLIGGAEKKKQFNPFGGEERLWLGPEGGQFSLYFKGGDSFNINHWQVPFLIDTFTFSLDQYSKNSATFTRKAQLTNYSGTVFDISLERTINLLSKDNVATAISTNIPANVKLVGYETINKLTNTGKEDWTKEKGLLSIWLLGMFTPSPKTVVIIPFKPVANARTFITDNYFGEIPADRLQVKDSVLYFTCDGKFRSKIGLSPAIAKPIAAGFDFEKNVLTVVIPEVHPDAPYVNSKWEIQKEPYKGDVINSYNDGPLQDGTQMGPFFEIESSSPALALKQNETGTYRQVTCHFTGDYNSLKTMARQLLGVNLDDIKK
- a CDS encoding DUF4954 family protein, translating into MSQNNIKKSPVDKLGYNFIKPEYLPEGVNEYYLRDLQNRSGIDYRNLSAYEIEALVKNRNASDDWTKILVSDDFDPELVKNCKFFGLVRIGKLEPVYLEFSDMKYTVGLYNSTIISCDLGDNVVVDNVNYLSHYVIGNEVIIVNVNEAATTDHAKFGNGILKQGEPESMRIWMEICNENGGRSVIPFNGMLPADAWLWSKYRNDKTLLEKFKIFTEQQFKTERGYYGKIGDRTVIKNCAIIKDVWIGSDAYIKGANKLKNLTINSGPEGASQIGEGCELVNGIIGFGCRVFYGVKAVRFVMASNSQLKYGARLINSYLGNNATISCCEVLNSLIFPAHEQHHNNSFLCAALVMGQSNIPAGATIGSNHNSRAADGEIVAGRGFWPGLCVSLKHNSKFASFTILAKADYSYELNIPVPFSLVSIDTSKDRLVIMPAYWFLYNMYALARNAWKYGDRDKRIQPIQKLEYDYLAPDTINEMFTALGLFELYTGRAYYQQQEQQDSSDEACAKKGKLLLQANDPVIDTLEIVAVDFENNRRKTVIIKVQQAYNIFIQMIRYYGAYHLAGFVQEHKIASVDGLKKTLPKNPQRTEWMNAGGQLMLQKDIAALRNNVNSGKITSWDEVHEYYTTLADAYNTNKTIHAVAALLEINNLKISRLNAAMLAEIFADVIKTREWMNEKIFESRAKDYSNPFRSMVYDSAEEMNEVLGTLEDNSFIRQQREELALFRKTVKKVGARLKQ